The proteins below are encoded in one region of Pseudomonas entomophila L48:
- a CDS encoding acyltransferase family protein, with translation MLYSLQALRAFAAWVVVCHHFMQIFFDFHATGPLGQLLSDRGAVGVDIFFVISGLVIYLSTRDKAIAPGRFLLNRALRIVPAYWFYTLLMAALMLVASRWMPHQVFAWQHLLLSLLFIPAENPGGYGLYPTLNVGWTLNFEMFFYLLFGLAFLVRQRHHLLLVTAALLLVSEVLGRLGVLSRFYNNDIVYEFLLGIGLGVLYRRGLIREGLWLPLALLGVAGFALYHLDASQRLLHWGLPSALVVLAFIALEPWFKGNRVLKALGDCSYSVYLVHVLVLYGGLFASQRLQLNPYLVFAICVPSIGLMSWLSYQWLERGLYRRLQGWVAVEPAREPALALSRVKC, from the coding sequence ATGCTGTATTCGCTTCAGGCACTCCGGGCATTCGCCGCCTGGGTGGTGGTCTGCCACCACTTTATGCAGATCTTCTTCGACTTCCACGCCACCGGCCCCCTTGGCCAACTGCTCAGCGATCGCGGGGCGGTCGGGGTGGACATCTTCTTCGTCATCAGCGGCCTGGTGATCTACCTCTCGACCCGCGACAAGGCCATCGCCCCTGGGCGGTTCCTGCTCAACCGCGCCCTGCGCATCGTTCCGGCCTACTGGTTCTACACCCTGCTGATGGCGGCGCTGATGCTGGTCGCCAGCCGCTGGATGCCGCACCAGGTGTTCGCCTGGCAGCACCTGCTGCTGTCACTGCTGTTCATCCCGGCGGAAAACCCCGGTGGCTACGGCCTGTACCCGACCCTCAACGTGGGCTGGACACTGAATTTCGAGATGTTCTTCTACCTGCTGTTCGGCCTGGCCTTCCTGGTGCGCCAGCGCCATCACCTGTTGCTGGTGACGGCGGCGTTGCTGCTGGTCAGCGAGGTGCTGGGCCGGTTGGGCGTGCTGAGCCGCTTTTACAACAACGACATCGTCTATGAGTTCTTGCTGGGCATCGGCCTGGGCGTGCTCTATCGCCGGGGGCTGATCCGCGAGGGCCTGTGGTTGCCGCTGGCGCTGCTGGGCGTGGCCGGTTTCGCCCTGTATCACCTGGATGCCTCCCAGCGCCTGTTGCACTGGGGCCTGCCCAGCGCGCTGGTGGTGCTGGCGTTCATCGCCCTGGAGCCGTGGTTCAAGGGCAACCGGGTGCTCAAGGCGCTGGGCGATTGCTCCTACTCGGTGTACCTGGTCCATGTGCTGGTGCTGTACGGCGGCTTGTTCGCCAGCCAGCGGCTGCAGTTGAACCCGTACTTGGTATTTGCGATCTGCGTGCCGTCAATCGGACTAATGTCGTGGCTCAGCTACCAATGGCTGGAACGTGGCCTGTACCGGCGCCTGCAGGGCTGGGTCGCAGTGGAACCTGCGCGGGAACCGGCCTTGGCGCTATCCCGAGTCAAATGCTAG
- a CDS encoding fatty acid cis/trans isomerase: MLLRILASVFALLISGVAFAQAPQSSPAISYTRDIQPIFTEKCVACHACNDAACQLNLGSAEGAERGASKVPVYQGERSQAVPTTRLFYDAHDEAGWRKAGFYSVLDKQGSQAALMARMLELGHKTPLTPNAKLPDEIVLGLNRNNMCPMPHEFDAYAGAHPKEGMPLAVTGLTDQEYQTLQRWLAAGAPVEKTQFVPNAAEARQIFEWEELLNRPGSTEALVARWLYEHLFLAHIYFVGGEQGHFFQWVRSRTPSGRPVDLIATRRPNDPPGTDFYYRLVPVQGVIVHKTHITYPMGPQKLKRVKQLFYSGDWHASALPGYGPRHRANPFETFEAIPAVARYQFMLDNAEYFVRTFIRGPVCRGQIATDVIRDNFWALFQEPAHDLYITDAKYRGEATPLLAMPGQIDDVGSVLGLWHAYRDKRNEYEALRREAYAEQPAPSWSTLWAGNDNALLSIFRHFDSASVTKGLIGDVPLTMWLFDYPLFERTYYQLAVNFDVFGNVSHQLQTRLYFDLIRNGAEVNFLRLMPAGKRSEILGNWYQNSGKVKMWMDYEDIDTSTPSALKLDKHDPKRDFGLKLLQRTGSLNAAPDPINRCLSAYCSRPQMSEEFRDVEQSLSRLVSRPAAGLKVIDQLPEATMLRIEGQGGQRQVYSLLRNRAHSNVAFLLGEAYRYQPGLDTLTLVPGVLSSYPNFIFNVPAKEVPEFVEDLEAARDDTAKFERIVMRWGVRRSHPEFWRYFHDLNRYIQETDPVEAGVLDMNRYENL, from the coding sequence ATGTTGCTTCGCATACTTGCCAGCGTCTTCGCCCTGCTGATCAGTGGCGTGGCGTTCGCGCAGGCCCCCCAATCGAGCCCGGCGATTTCGTACACCCGGGACATCCAACCGATCTTCACCGAGAAGTGCGTGGCCTGCCACGCCTGCAACGATGCCGCCTGCCAGCTCAACCTGGGCAGCGCCGAGGGCGCCGAGCGTGGCGCCTCGAAGGTGCCGGTGTACCAGGGCGAGCGCAGCCAGGCGGTGCCCACCACGCGGCTGTTCTACGACGCCCACGACGAGGCCGGCTGGCGCAAGGCCGGGTTCTACTCGGTGCTGGACAAGCAGGGCAGCCAGGCCGCGCTGATGGCGCGCATGCTCGAGCTGGGCCACAAGACACCGCTCACGCCCAACGCCAAGCTGCCGGACGAGATCGTGCTGGGGCTCAACCGCAACAACATGTGCCCCATGCCCCACGAGTTCGACGCCTATGCCGGTGCCCATCCGAAGGAGGGCATGCCGCTGGCGGTCACCGGCCTGACCGACCAGGAGTACCAGACGCTGCAACGCTGGTTGGCGGCTGGCGCGCCGGTGGAGAAGACCCAGTTCGTGCCCAACGCGGCGGAAGCCCGGCAGATCTTCGAATGGGAAGAGTTGCTCAACCGCCCGGGCTCGACCGAGGCACTGGTTGCCCGTTGGCTGTACGAGCATTTGTTCCTGGCCCACATCTATTTCGTCGGCGGTGAGCAGGGCCACTTCTTCCAGTGGGTGCGTTCGCGCACCCCGAGCGGCCGGCCGGTCGACCTGATCGCCACCCGCCGCCCCAATGATCCACCGGGCACCGACTTCTATTACCGCTTGGTGCCGGTGCAGGGCGTGATCGTCCACAAGACCCACATCACCTACCCGATGGGCCCGCAGAAGCTCAAGCGGGTCAAGCAGCTGTTCTACAGCGGCGACTGGCATGCCAGCGCGCTGCCCGGCTACGGCCCGCGGCACCGCGCCAACCCGTTCGAGACCTTCGAGGCGATCCCGGCGGTGGCCCGCTACCAGTTCATGCTGGACAACGCCGAGTACTTCGTGCGCACCTTCATCCGTGGCCCGGTGTGCCGCGGGCAGATCGCCACCGACGTGATCCGCGACAACTTCTGGGCGCTGTTCCAGGAGCCGGCCCACGACCTGTACATCACCGACGCCAAGTACCGGGGCGAGGCCACGCCGTTGCTGGCCATGCCCGGCCAGATCGACGACGTCGGCAGCGTGCTGGGCCTTTGGCATGCCTACCGCGACAAGCGCAACGAGTACGAGGCGCTGCGCCGCGAGGCCTACGCCGAGCAGCCGGCGCCGAGCTGGTCGACGCTGTGGGCGGGCAACGACAACGCCTTGCTCAGCATCTTCCGCCACTTCGACAGCGCCTCGGTGACCAAGGGCCTGATCGGTGACGTGCCACTGACCATGTGGCTGTTCGACTACCCGCTGTTCGAGCGCACCTACTATCAGTTGGCGGTGAACTTCGATGTGTTCGGCAACGTCTCGCATCAGTTGCAGACGCGCCTGTACTTCGACCTGATCCGCAATGGCGCTGAGGTCAATTTCCTGCGCCTGATGCCGGCCGGCAAGCGCAGTGAGATCCTGGGCAACTGGTACCAGAACAGCGGCAAGGTGAAGATGTGGATGGACTACGAGGACATCGACACCAGCACCCCGAGCGCGTTGAAGCTGGACAAGCACGACCCCAAGCGTGATTTCGGCCTGAAACTATTGCAGCGCACCGGCAGCCTGAATGCCGCGCCAGATCCGATCAACCGCTGCCTGAGCGCTTATTGCTCGCGACCGCAGATGAGCGAAGAGTTCCGCGACGTCGAGCAGTCGCTCAGCCGCCTGGTGTCGCGCCCGGCCGCGGGCCTGAAAGTGATCGACCAGTTGCCCGAGGCGACGATGCTGCGCATCGAAGGGCAGGGCGGCCAGCGCCAGGTGTACAGCCTGCTGCGCAACCGTGCCCACAGCAACGTGGCGTTCCTGCTGGGCGAGGCCTACCGCTACCAGCCGGGGCTGGACACCCTGACCCTGGTGCCGGGCGTGCTCAGCAGCTACCCGAACTTCATCTTCAACGTGCCTGCGAAGGAGGTGCCGGAGTTCGTCGAGGACCTGGAAGCGGCCCGCGACGACACGGCCAAGTTCGAGCGCATCGTCATGCGCTGGGGCGTACGCCGCAGCCACCCGGAGTTCTGGCGCTACTTCCATGACCTGAACCGCTATATCCAGGAGACCGATCCGGTGGAGGCGGGGGTGCTGGACATGAACCGCTACGAGAACCTCTGA